The following coding sequences lie in one Polluticoccus soli genomic window:
- a CDS encoding trypsin-like peptidase domain-containing protein, translating into MISVQETIEKYQSAIVQIATKSGTGTGFYLQDYDLIVTNNHVVKGNRFVTVKSKTMQKRLAQVLFADEKYDLAFLQPPINMKDLPPIKMGDYISLKDGDMVIAIGHPYGLNYTATQGVVSRVERVQQGLKYIQIDAAINPGNSGGPLVDEDGEVIGVNTFIIKGGDNLGFALPVSYLREALDQYMPIYGEVSIRCPSCSTMVTEQNLDAGKYCPNCGTKIEFPKKPEDEDAPVSGIAKTIEDILEKLGYSKELSRTGNNRWEVEEGTAKIRISYNPDNYFIICDAFLCRLPKQGIKEVYQYLLTENYLSRGKFFSLHGDTIVLSSLIYDLDMTTESGESMFRRLFRKADYYDNVLANKYHCQPILEEQ; encoded by the coding sequence ATGATCAGCGTACAGGAGACCATAGAAAAATATCAAAGTGCGATCGTGCAGATAGCTACCAAATCCGGTACCGGTACTGGTTTCTACCTGCAGGATTACGATCTCATCGTCACCAACAACCACGTGGTGAAAGGCAACCGCTTTGTGACCGTGAAGTCGAAAACAATGCAGAAGCGGCTGGCCCAGGTGCTGTTTGCCGACGAGAAGTACGACCTGGCTTTTCTGCAACCTCCCATCAATATGAAAGACCTACCGCCTATAAAAATGGGCGACTATATATCGCTCAAGGATGGCGATATGGTCATCGCTATCGGTCACCCTTATGGTCTTAACTACACTGCGACACAGGGTGTGGTATCGCGGGTGGAGCGGGTGCAGCAGGGACTTAAGTACATTCAGATCGATGCTGCCATCAACCCCGGTAACAGTGGTGGCCCATTGGTGGACGAAGATGGCGAAGTGATCGGTGTGAACACCTTCATCATCAAAGGTGGCGACAACCTCGGTTTCGCCCTTCCTGTCAGCTACCTGAGGGAAGCGCTGGACCAATACATGCCCATTTACGGCGAGGTGTCTATCCGGTGCCCGTCGTGCAGCACTATGGTGACGGAACAAAACCTGGATGCTGGTAAGTACTGTCCCAACTGCGGTACCAAGATCGAGTTTCCGAAGAAGCCTGAAGATGAGGATGCGCCAGTGTCCGGCATTGCCAAAACGATAGAAGACATTTTGGAAAAGCTGGGCTATAGTAAAGAACTTTCGCGGACCGGTAACAACCGCTGGGAGGTGGAAGAAGGCACGGCCAAGATCCGTATCTCTTACAATCCCGACAACTACTTCATCATCTGCGATGCCTTCCTGTGCCGGTTGCCCAAGCAGGGCATCAAGGAGGTATATCAATACTTGCTGACCGAAAACTACCTCAGTCGTGGTAAGTTCTTCAGCCTGCATGGGGATACCATTGTGCTGAGTAGTCTCATTTATGATCTGGACATGACCACCGAGAGTGGCGAGTCGATGTTCAGGCGGCTTTTCCGTAAGGCCGACTACTACGATAATGTGCTGGCCAATAAATACCACTGCCAGCCTATACTTGAAGAACAATAA